The Bacillus sp. Y1 genome has a window encoding:
- the galE gene encoding UDP-glucose 4-epimerase GalE, giving the protein MSVLVLGGAGYIGSHAVYQLIDQGYKVVVIDNLQTGHEQAIHPQATFYKGDIREREFLTSVFQKEQIEGVLHFAANSLVGESMEKPLMYFDNNVYGTQVLLEVMNEFDVKNIVFSSTAATYGDQKIMPITEDTPTLPTNAYGETKLTMEKMLKWCSGAYGMKYVALRYFNVAGARPTGEVGEDHTPETHLIPLVLQVALEQREFISVFGDDYDTPDGTCIRDYVHVEDLIAAHILALKYLENGGESNVFNLGSNQGFSVLEIIETARKITGHSIPEKIVARRAGDPAKLIASSQKAKQVLGWSPKRTIIEQIIEDAWSWHQSHPNGYEK; this is encoded by the coding sequence ATGAGCGTATTAGTATTAGGTGGGGCAGGATATATTGGTTCGCACGCTGTATATCAGCTAATCGATCAAGGATACAAGGTGGTTGTTATTGATAATCTCCAAACAGGGCATGAACAGGCCATCCATCCTCAAGCCACTTTTTATAAAGGTGATATAAGAGAAAGAGAGTTTTTAACCTCCGTTTTTCAAAAGGAACAAATTGAAGGGGTTCTCCATTTTGCAGCCAATTCCCTTGTTGGTGAATCTATGGAAAAGCCACTTATGTATTTTGATAATAATGTGTATGGGACGCAAGTGTTACTTGAAGTAATGAATGAGTTTGATGTGAAGAATATTGTCTTCTCATCAACTGCAGCCACGTATGGTGATCAAAAAATTATGCCGATTACCGAGGATACTCCAACACTTCCGACCAATGCATATGGAGAGACGAAATTAACGATGGAAAAAATGCTGAAATGGTGTAGCGGTGCTTACGGAATGAAGTATGTTGCGCTTCGCTACTTTAATGTAGCAGGTGCTAGACCTACTGGAGAAGTGGGAGAGGATCACACACCAGAAACTCATTTGATTCCGTTAGTGTTACAAGTGGCTCTTGAACAAAGAGAGTTCATCTCTGTGTTCGGGGATGACTACGATACGCCAGACGGAACTTGCATCCGTGATTATGTACATGTAGAGGATTTAATTGCCGCACATATTCTCGCTTTAAAGTATTTAGAAAATGGTGGAGAGAGCAATGTGTTCAATCTTGGTAGTAACCAAGGATTCTCCGTGTTGGAAATTATCGAGACAGCAAGGAAAATCACGGGGCATAGCATACCTGAAAAAATCGTGGCAAGAAGAGCAGGAGATCCAGCAAAGTTAATTGCTTCATCTCAAAAAGCAAAACAGGTGCTCGGTTGGAGTCCTAAGCGAACGATTATTGAACAAATTATTGAGGACGCATGGAGCTGGCATCAGTCACATCCAAATGGGTACG
- a CDS encoding carbohydrate ABC transporter permease, with amino-acid sequence MQHRKTALLLSIIPGLGQFYNKQWIKGLLFLLLAVSFFAVFGDLLNMGFWGLFTLGTEVPRDNSIFLLAEGIIAVIVTIFGLAFYYINLRDAYKNGNLRDKNQRLHSLKEDYRNLIEQGYPYVISGPSLFILIFAVIFPILFSFALAFTNYDLYHSPPANLADWVGLETFFEIFTVDIWRSTFFDVLAWTVIWTLVASTLQVSLGVFLAVLVNQKDVKFTKFYRTVLVLPWAVPGFVTILIFAGLFNDSFGAINNDILAAFGVQSIPWLTDENWTRVALILMQGWLGFPYIFLVTTGVLQSIPDDLYEAATIDGASVFAKFRHITMPMILIAMAPIIITQYTFNFNNFNIIYLFNGGGPAVPGSTAGGTDILVSWIYKLTMQSSQYSLAAALTILLSVFVIAIALWQFRRTNSFKEGA; translated from the coding sequence CGGTTTCGTTTTTTGCAGTATTTGGTGATTTGTTGAATATGGGCTTTTGGGGGCTTTTCACACTTGGAACGGAAGTGCCCAGAGATAACTCTATCTTTCTATTAGCTGAAGGGATTATTGCTGTCATTGTAACCATTTTTGGGCTTGCCTTTTACTATATCAATCTACGAGATGCTTATAAGAACGGTAATTTGAGAGATAAAAATCAGCGTCTGCATTCTCTTAAGGAAGACTATCGCAATTTAATTGAGCAAGGCTATCCTTATGTCATCAGTGGACCATCACTCTTTATTTTAATATTTGCAGTTATCTTCCCAATTTTATTTAGTTTCGCATTAGCGTTTACGAACTATGATTTATACCACTCACCACCAGCTAATTTAGCTGATTGGGTCGGGTTAGAAACATTTTTTGAAATCTTCACCGTTGATATTTGGCGTTCTACCTTCTTTGATGTATTGGCTTGGACGGTCATTTGGACGCTTGTGGCCTCTACCTTGCAGGTGAGCCTTGGTGTGTTTCTAGCGGTGTTAGTCAATCAGAAAGATGTGAAATTTACCAAGTTCTATCGAACGGTTCTTGTCCTTCCGTGGGCTGTCCCTGGGTTTGTAACGATATTAATATTTGCGGGATTATTTAATGATAGCTTTGGGGCAATCAATAACGATATATTGGCTGCTTTTGGAGTTCAGTCTATTCCATGGCTGACAGATGAAAACTGGACACGAGTGGCTTTAATTCTTATGCAGGGATGGTTAGGTTTTCCTTATATTTTCTTAGTGACAACAGGTGTCCTCCAGTCTATTCCAGATGACCTTTATGAAGCAGCGACCATTGATGGAGCGTCTGTTTTTGCGAAGTTTCGTCATATTACAATGCCAATGATTTTAATTGCAATGGCTCCGATCATTATTACTCAATACACGTTTAACTTTAATAACTTTAATATCATTTATCTATTTAATGGTGGTGGACCAGCTGTTCCAGGATCGACGGCTGGCGGAACGGATATACTCGTTTCATGGATCTACAAATTAACAATGCAATCGAGTCAGTATTCACTAGCAGCTGCATTAACCATCTTGCTATCCGTGTTTGTTATTGCGATTGCACTATGGCAATTTAGACGTACGAATTCCTTTAAAGAGGGGGCTTAA
- a CDS encoding galactokinase, with translation MDKQGLFKKFVEIFNVEDQVRLFFSPGRINLIGEHTDYNGGNVFPAAITFGTYGVVREREDRLVRMYSENFPGKGIIEFSLDSLEYDAAHNWANYPKGMIRYVQESFGILPNGFDLLINGNIPNGAGLSSSASLEMLMGVILDEVYDLKIDRVELVKLGQKVENKFIGVNSGIMDQFAIGMGKENCGILLDCQTLTYEYAPLNLENHKIIIMNTNKRRELADSKYNERRAQCEEALGRLQAKLDIEALGSLTEEQFEANRALIGDELLEKRAKHAVYENGRTIKALKALKEGNLAYFGELMNASHTSLKDDYEVTGIELDTLVSAAWSQKGTVGARMTGAGFGGCAIALVEKNYVDLFIKEVGESYKEKIGYEATFYVASIGDGTKELKGELIR, from the coding sequence ATGGATAAACAGGGATTATTTAAGAAGTTTGTAGAGATTTTTAATGTAGAAGATCAGGTTCGACTCTTTTTTTCACCAGGGAGAATTAACCTCATTGGGGAACACACGGATTACAATGGAGGGAATGTGTTTCCAGCTGCTATTACTTTTGGAACGTACGGAGTAGTAAGGGAAAGGGAAGACCGTTTGGTTCGTATGTATTCAGAGAACTTTCCAGGCAAAGGGATCATTGAATTTTCACTAGATTCCCTGGAATATGATGCCGCTCATAATTGGGCAAACTATCCAAAAGGTATGATTCGATACGTTCAGGAAAGTTTCGGAATTCTGCCAAACGGATTTGACCTTTTAATCAACGGGAACATTCCAAATGGAGCGGGTCTATCATCTTCTGCCTCACTGGAAATGTTAATGGGTGTCATACTTGATGAGGTATACGATCTGAAAATTGACAGAGTAGAGCTTGTAAAGTTAGGACAGAAGGTAGAAAACAAGTTTATTGGTGTAAACAGTGGCATCATGGATCAGTTTGCAATTGGCATGGGGAAGGAAAACTGTGGAATTTTATTAGATTGCCAGACACTTACTTACGAATATGCTCCTCTTAATCTAGAAAACCACAAAATTATTATTATGAATACGAATAAGCGTCGGGAGTTAGCTGACTCCAAGTACAATGAGCGCCGAGCACAATGTGAAGAAGCCCTTGGCCGTTTACAAGCTAAATTGGATATCGAGGCATTAGGTAGTTTAACGGAAGAGCAATTTGAGGCCAATCGTGCGTTGATTGGGGATGAACTACTAGAAAAACGAGCAAAGCATGCCGTGTATGAAAATGGCCGTACGATTAAGGCTTTGAAAGCTCTAAAAGAAGGAAACCTTGCTTACTTTGGAGAACTGATGAATGCTTCTCATACTTCTCTTAAAGATGATTACGAAGTAACAGGTATTGAACTGGATACACTTGTAAGTGCGGCTTGGAGCCAAAAAGGGACAGTAGGTGCACGAATGACGGGGGCTGGGTTTGGAGGCTGTGCCATTGCTCTAGTAGAAAAGAATTACGTTGATTTATTTATTAAAGAAGTCGGTGAAAGCTATAAAGAAAAAATTGGATATGAAGCAACCTTTTATGTAGCAAGTATTGGGGACGGAACGAAAGAGCTTAAGGGAGAGTTGATACGATGA
- a CDS encoding LacI family DNA-binding transcriptional regulator, whose translation MATIKDIAEKAGVSIATVSRVLNYDSSLSVTDETRKKIFEVAEKLEYKRRVVRKSSPSKFAIVHWYTEKEELEDLYYMSIRFGIETRCQQLDTQIVKYFYNDIEELKQENIQGIIAVGKFSENQVRALAEITEHIVLVDHSLMDDSYDSVITDFDKATKKIVDYLLDKGHTSIGYIGGREYYRDQSGEITDLREKTFYSYMNEKELWNERFIYTGSFSVDDGYRLMKQAILEHQEALPTAFFAGNDLLAIGALRALHEENIVVPDRVNIIGLNDISVSKYIYPSLSTLKVHTEMMGEVAVDLVMERVMGRKVSKKVQLGTELIIRDSSY comes from the coding sequence ATGGCCACGATCAAAGATATTGCAGAAAAGGCCGGTGTATCCATTGCTACTGTTTCCCGTGTATTGAACTATGATTCTTCGCTTTCGGTTACGGATGAGACAAGAAAAAAGATATTTGAAGTCGCAGAAAAGCTCGAATATAAACGTCGGGTTGTACGAAAGTCAAGCCCTTCAAAGTTTGCGATTGTTCATTGGTATACAGAGAAAGAGGAACTCGAAGATTTATATTATATGTCAATACGGTTTGGAATAGAAACAAGATGTCAGCAGCTGGATACACAAATCGTAAAGTATTTTTACAATGATATTGAGGAGTTAAAGCAGGAAAATATTCAAGGAATTATCGCAGTAGGTAAGTTCAGTGAAAACCAAGTGCGAGCCCTAGCAGAGATTACCGAACACATCGTTTTAGTTGATCATAGTTTGATGGATGATTCGTATGATTCAGTTATAACTGACTTTGATAAGGCCACGAAGAAAATCGTTGATTACCTTTTAGATAAAGGACACACTTCTATCGGGTATATTGGTGGTCGGGAATACTATAGAGATCAATCAGGTGAAATCACAGACCTTCGGGAAAAGACATTTTATAGCTATATGAATGAGAAGGAATTATGGAACGAACGCTTTATTTACACCGGATCATTTTCAGTGGACGACGGATATCGATTAATGAAACAAGCGATACTTGAGCATCAAGAAGCATTACCAACTGCCTTCTTTGCGGGAAATGACCTTCTTGCGATTGGAGCCCTAAGAGCATTACATGAAGAAAATATCGTGGTTCCAGACAGAGTTAATATCATTGGATTGAATGACATTAGTGTCTCAAAATATATTTATCCATCACTATCAACTTTAAAAGTTCATACCGAAATGATGGGAGAAGTAGCGGTTGATTTAGTCATGGAACGAGTAATGGGACGTAAAGTTTCCAAAAAGGTGCAACTGGGAACAGAGCTTATTATTCGTGACAGTAGTTATTAA
- a CDS encoding Ig-like domain-containing protein: protein MPTTVLVTYNDGSTGSVRITWDEEAVQQAIKNGVGTYELNGEVEGGGTVKLHLQINPENFVMNSGFEENDRSMWNIIYKNGTSPHTDFQNKAADAKSGNYSLHFYSGEEVNFTVEQTITGLEPGYYNLSMFLQGGDANNSDMSLYAFAGGQEYKTQTSVNGWVNWSNPLVPDILVLDGTITIGASIKADGGAWGSLDDFYLYKVKNSN, encoded by the coding sequence ATGCCAACAACGGTACTGGTTACCTACAATGATGGAAGTACAGGGTCTGTTCGTATCACTTGGGACGAAGAAGCAGTGCAACAGGCCATTAAGAATGGTGTTGGTACCTATGAACTTAACGGTGAAGTGGAAGGTGGAGGAACAGTCAAACTTCATCTTCAGATCAATCCTGAAAATTTTGTGATGAATTCAGGATTTGAGGAAAATGATCGAAGTATGTGGAACATCATATATAAGAATGGAACATCACCTCATACTGATTTTCAGAATAAGGCTGCTGATGCAAAGTCTGGGAATTACTCGCTTCATTTTTATTCTGGAGAAGAAGTAAATTTCACAGTAGAACAGACGATTACTGGGTTAGAGCCTGGATACTATAATCTTTCGATGTTTTTACAGGGTGGAGATGCCAATAATTCGGATATGTCTTTGTACGCATTCGCAGGGGGACAAGAATACAAAACGCAAACCTCTGTTAATGGCTGGGTGAACTGGAGTAATCCTTTAGTGCCTGATATTCTAGTGCTAGATGGAACCATTACTATCGGAGCTAGTATAAAAGCAGATGGAGGGGCATGGGGAAGTTTGGATGATTTTTACTTATACAAGGTAAAAAATAGTAACTAA
- a CDS encoding beta-galactosidase, translated as MKNHHKTYTTNAKFMLHGGDYNPDQWLDHPEILADDIKLMKLSHTNTFSVGIFAWSALEPEEGKYHFEWLDEIFDNIHSIGGRVILATPSGARPAWMSEKYPEVLRVNSSRVKQLHGGRHNHCFTSPVYREKTQEMNRKLAERYGSHPALLMWHISNEYGGECHCGQCQSAFRDWIKNKYSHDLKSLNDAWWGPFWSHTYSDWSQVESPSPIGESMVHGLNLDWRRFVTDQTISFYENEIVPLRELTPEVPITTNFMADTFDLIPFQALDYSKFAKYVDVVSWDAYPAWHNDWESTANLAMKVGFINDFYRSLKQQPFLLMESTPSLVNWHSVNKAKRPGMHLLSSMQMVAHGSDSVMYFQWRKSRGSSEKFHGAVVDHDNSTNNRVFQEVAQVGKTLENLSEIVGTNRPADVAILYDWESNWALNDAQGFGLETKRYPQTLQQHYKALWEKDIPVDVITKEQDFSSYKLLIVPMLYLMSEETISRLKSFVAAGGTLVMTYISGLVNEFDLTYLGGWHKDLQDIFGLKPVETDTYYPKDRNHVEYNNRTYELKDYATVLELNTATVEGVYTDDFYGNTPAVTSHKYEKGNAYYIGGRLEDQFQRDFYEEIIKDLALESVSSVKHGEGVSVQVRNAPESDYIFVMNFTEENQAVTFELPVTDKITGEELLGEVTLEKYEVRVVEKKRTTN; from the coding sequence ATGAAAAATCATCATAAAACCTATACAACAAATGCGAAATTCATGCTTCATGGAGGAGACTATAATCCTGATCAATGGCTGGATCATCCAGAAATTTTAGCGGATGATATCAAGTTAATGAAGCTTTCCCATACCAATACCTTCTCAGTTGGAATCTTTGCTTGGAGTGCATTGGAGCCAGAGGAAGGCAAGTATCACTTTGAATGGTTAGATGAAATTTTTGATAATATTCACAGTATCGGTGGAAGAGTCATTTTAGCTACACCAAGTGGAGCACGTCCTGCTTGGATGTCGGAAAAGTATCCTGAGGTTCTTCGCGTAAATTCTTCTAGAGTGAAACAATTACATGGAGGAAGGCATAATCATTGTTTTACATCTCCTGTTTATCGTGAAAAAACACAGGAAATGAATCGCAAATTAGCGGAAAGATACGGCAGTCATCCGGCATTATTGATGTGGCATATCTCAAATGAGTACGGTGGAGAGTGTCACTGTGGTCAGTGTCAATCGGCTTTTAGAGATTGGATTAAAAACAAATATAGTCATGATCTGAAATCATTAAACGATGCATGGTGGGGACCGTTCTGGAGTCACACCTATAGTGATTGGTCTCAGGTTGAATCACCCTCTCCAATTGGGGAAAGTATGGTTCATGGCTTAAACCTAGATTGGCGACGTTTTGTTACAGATCAAACGATTTCTTTCTATGAAAATGAGATTGTTCCATTAAGAGAGCTTACGCCAGAGGTACCAATTACAACGAATTTTATGGCGGATACATTCGATTTAATTCCGTTTCAAGCACTTGATTATAGTAAGTTTGCGAAGTATGTGGATGTGGTTAGCTGGGACGCGTATCCAGCTTGGCATAATGACTGGGAAAGTACAGCGAATTTAGCCATGAAGGTTGGATTCATTAATGATTTTTATCGTAGTTTAAAACAACAACCATTCTTGCTAATGGAATCCACTCCAAGCTTGGTGAACTGGCATAGTGTGAATAAAGCCAAAAGACCAGGTATGCATCTTCTATCTTCCATGCAGATGGTTGCTCATGGTTCTGATAGTGTCATGTACTTCCAGTGGAGAAAATCACGTGGGTCGTCAGAAAAATTCCACGGTGCTGTGGTGGATCATGATAACAGTACAAACAACCGTGTTTTCCAAGAGGTAGCTCAAGTCGGAAAAACATTAGAAAATCTATCTGAAATAGTAGGAACGAATCGTCCAGCAGATGTTGCAATTCTTTACGATTGGGAAAGCAACTGGGCTCTCAATGATGCACAAGGATTTGGATTGGAAACCAAGCGCTATCCTCAAACCTTGCAACAGCACTACAAGGCTTTATGGGAAAAAGATATTCCAGTAGATGTGATAACAAAGGAACAAGACTTTTCATCTTATAAACTATTAATTGTCCCGATGCTTTATTTAATGAGTGAAGAAACCATTTCACGGTTAAAATCCTTTGTCGCAGCAGGCGGAACACTAGTCATGACCTATATTAGTGGCCTTGTAAATGAATTTGACCTAACGTACTTAGGTGGATGGCATAAAGACCTACAGGATATCTTTGGCTTAAAACCAGTCGAAACAGATACGTATTATCCAAAAGATCGAAATCATGTGGAGTATAACAATCGTACGTATGAATTAAAGGATTATGCTACGGTACTTGAACTAAACACTGCAACGGTAGAGGGTGTATACACAGATGACTTTTATGGAAATACACCTGCCGTAACTAGCCACAAATATGAAAAAGGAAATGCTTACTATATTGGTGGTCGATTAGAAGATCAGTTCCAAAGGGACTTTTATGAAGAAATAATCAAAGATTTGGCTCTAGAATCTGTGTCTTCAGTAAAACATGGAGAGGGGGTATCGGTACAAGTAAGAAATGCTCCGGAAAGTGACTACATTTTTGTTATGAATTTCACTGAAGAAAATCAAGCGGTTACCTTTGAGTTACCAGTAACAGATAAGATTACCGGTGAAGAATTGCTTGGGGAAGTAACGTTAGAGAAGTATGAAGTAAGAGTTGTTGAGAAAAAAAGAACGACGAATTAA
- a CDS encoding site-2 protease family protein, whose product MNKKKTLWASIGAITILIISKLKWIFVFLKFFKLTTVITLLVSLLAYGLTYGWLFGIALIYILMIHEMGHVWAMKRLNIPTNATLFIPFIGALARGKEQAKNAYDDAYISYMGPAFGFLSVIPAILLYILTETEFWMVIVLIGSVVNLFNLIPITPFDGGHIVKIINFKIVMVGFVFALSAMFFTSSYTFIFFVLLGLIYAIVFYIERRNLSDKIRKLNELNEFNQSIRSAEANKESIVEMLEKKRENFSSQFEIPFDEAIKVMKKEESENLQEEVVEIFNKYIIEKRIYFDYLESFSTITKREKWKITLVYIALILLLVTTTYYGFISIGHEIKNMKF is encoded by the coding sequence GTGAATAAGAAAAAAACATTGTGGGCAAGTATAGGAGCTATTACTATCCTTATAATTTCAAAGCTGAAATGGATTTTTGTCTTTTTAAAGTTCTTTAAATTAACGACTGTTATTACTCTGTTAGTTTCGTTGTTAGCTTATGGACTAACATATGGATGGTTATTTGGGATTGCACTTATATATATTCTAATGATCCATGAAATGGGTCATGTTTGGGCAATGAAGAGGCTGAATATACCAACAAATGCAACCCTATTTATTCCTTTTATAGGAGCTTTAGCAAGGGGAAAAGAACAAGCTAAAAATGCCTACGACGATGCATATATTTCTTATATGGGTCCTGCCTTTGGATTTTTATCTGTGATCCCAGCGATTTTGCTTTATATTTTAACAGAAACCGAATTCTGGATGGTTATCGTATTGATTGGTTCTGTTGTCAATCTATTTAACTTAATTCCAATAACACCTTTTGATGGAGGACATATAGTTAAAATTATTAACTTCAAAATTGTGATGGTGGGCTTTGTTTTTGCTTTATCAGCTATGTTTTTTACAAGTTCTTACACATTTATTTTCTTTGTGTTATTAGGGCTAATATATGCCATCGTTTTTTATATTGAAAGAAGAAATTTATCTGATAAAATACGTAAATTAAATGAACTAAATGAATTTAATCAAAGCATTCGAAGTGCTGAAGCTAATAAAGAGTCTATAGTGGAAATGCTGGAAAAAAAGCGTGAAAATTTTTCAAGTCAATTTGAAATACCTTTTGATGAGGCAATAAAAGTGATGAAAAAAGAGGAAAGTGAGAATTTACAAGAAGAGGTGGTAGAGATTTTCAACAAATACATTATAGAAAAAAGAATATATTTTGATTACCTGGAGAGTTTTTCAACCATTACAAAGAGAGAAAAATGGAAAATTACTCTGGTTTATATAGCCTTAATTCTTTTGTTAGTGACCACAACTTATTATGGATTTATTTCCATTGGACATGAAATAAAAAACATGAAATTTTAA
- a CDS encoding AraC family transcriptional regulator — protein MDYVVCIGRTLDYIEDNLQETITLETLAEIACFSPFHYHRVFQALVGESVMDYVRKRRLTRAAERLFYSDVKVIDIAMDVGFQYHESFNRAFKKFYGVSPNQYRTAHALSGPLRGKAYLNKISVQGGHIMEPKLITKPKFHIIGYELKTRNIDGQNNKDIPEFWQLYLQKKLYENIPNPLNCKEELGICTDFSPETGEFVYLIGMEVAEGTPAPKGLVSRSFPEMQYAVFTTPKADDATFTSSIQSTWNYAFTEWFPQSGYEHAGVLDIELYDERCHRTENKVMDIYIPVKQQIIKA, from the coding sequence ATGGATTATGTAGTTTGTATCGGTCGAACGCTAGATTACATTGAAGATAACCTGCAAGAAACCATTACACTCGAAACACTAGCAGAAATTGCATGCTTTTCTCCTTTTCATTATCATCGTGTATTCCAAGCCCTGGTCGGAGAATCGGTCATGGATTATGTGAGAAAAAGACGTCTTACACGTGCAGCAGAACGACTTTTCTATTCGGATGTAAAGGTGATTGATATTGCAATGGATGTCGGTTTTCAATACCATGAGTCATTCAACCGGGCTTTTAAAAAGTTTTATGGAGTTTCACCTAATCAATATCGAACCGCGCATGCATTATCTGGTCCCTTACGTGGAAAAGCCTACCTTAATAAAATAAGCGTCCAAGGAGGACATATAATGGAACCAAAATTAATCACGAAACCTAAATTTCACATCATTGGATATGAACTGAAAACAAGAAATATAGACGGTCAAAACAATAAAGACATTCCCGAATTTTGGCAGTTATACCTTCAAAAGAAATTATATGAGAACATTCCAAATCCCCTAAACTGCAAAGAGGAGCTTGGTATCTGTACTGATTTTTCCCCAGAAACAGGTGAGTTTGTATATTTAATTGGAATGGAAGTAGCTGAAGGAACTCCAGCACCTAAAGGGTTAGTATCTAGAAGTTTTCCAGAGATGCAATATGCCGTGTTTACAACACCGAAAGCAGATGATGCAACATTTACCAGTTCTATCCAGTCTACATGGAATTATGCGTTCACAGAATGGTTCCCTCAGTCCGGTTATGAACATGCTGGGGTCCTGGATATTGAGCTATATGATGAAAGATGCCATAGGACCGAGAACAAAGTAATGGATATCTATATTCCGGTTAAACAACAGATCATTAAAGCATAA
- a CDS encoding dimethylarginine dimethylaminohydrolase family protein translates to MTLESNMEHKTICFSEYDELKRVICCQPQYMTIRDVINETQKHFKNEGIHIETALEQHNQMVQTMRNHGIEVILLPYHKKYPEQVFTRDIGFTLGHTVFVADMASDVRQGEDNVLKQWLEDEGFSYYNIIGDQIEGGDVIIDRDTVYIGLSDRTSQQAVDHLKHLLPQFDVKAIQFKAKYLHLDCVFNVISPELALIFPEALTKEDFDIFGSRYELIEVSNEEQFTLGTNVLGIGNKRVLSLPVNKNVNQQLRDRGFEVIEVDITEIIKSGGSFRCCTLPILRSRTNS, encoded by the coding sequence ATGACATTAGAATCGAATATGGAACATAAAACGATCTGTTTCAGTGAATACGATGAATTAAAACGAGTGATCTGCTGCCAGCCACAGTACATGACGATCAGGGATGTAATTAATGAGACCCAAAAGCACTTTAAAAATGAAGGAATACATATAGAGACTGCATTAGAACAGCATAATCAAATGGTCCAAACTATGCGGAATCACGGAATTGAAGTTATATTGCTTCCTTACCATAAGAAATACCCAGAACAGGTTTTTACAAGGGACATAGGATTTACACTCGGACATACTGTGTTTGTAGCCGATATGGCTAGTGATGTTAGGCAGGGAGAAGATAATGTATTAAAGCAGTGGCTGGAGGATGAAGGATTCTCCTACTATAATATTATCGGGGATCAGATTGAAGGCGGAGATGTAATTATCGATAGAGACACCGTGTACATTGGGTTGAGTGATCGGACCAGCCAGCAGGCAGTTGATCATTTAAAACATCTTTTGCCCCAGTTTGATGTTAAAGCCATCCAGTTCAAGGCCAAATATTTACATTTAGACTGTGTATTTAATGTTATATCTCCAGAGCTAGCCCTTATCTTCCCGGAGGCTTTGACAAAAGAAGATTTCGACATATTCGGATCAAGATATGAACTTATTGAAGTATCTAATGAAGAACAGTTCACGCTTGGGACTAATGTGCTTGGAATAGGAAACAAGCGAGTCTTGAGCTTGCCAGTAAATAAAAATGTAAATCAGCAGCTTCGTGACCGCGGCTTTGAAGTAATAGAAGTTGATATAACAGAAATTATAAAGTCAGGAGGCTCTTTCCGCTGCTGTACGCTGCCCATTCTTAGGTCAAGGACAAATTCATAG
- a CDS encoding sugar ABC transporter permease, with product MLKDMKKQKFFRLLITHSVLIFMTVIIIYPLIWTVGASFNPGNSLISTSIIPKNPTLDHYRELFAGKESLQYGGWYLNSLKISVFTMIGSVISVSFTAYAFSRFRFKGRQNALTLFLLLQMIPQFSALIALFVLAQILGMMNSHWLLILLYIGGQIPMNTYLMKGYMDSIPMDLDESAKIDGASNTRIFLQIIMPLSRPMIAVVAMNGFTGPLGDFVLSSTILRTPEAYTLPIGLYNLVNDVMGASYTTFAAGAILISIPIAIIFILLQKNFVSGLTAGGTKG from the coding sequence ATGCTGAAAGATATGAAAAAACAAAAATTCTTTCGTCTCCTAATTACTCATTCGGTTTTAATTTTTATGACAGTGATCATTATTTATCCGCTAATTTGGACCGTTGGAGCGAGCTTTAATCCGGGGAACAGCTTGATAAGCACATCCATCATTCCTAAAAACCCTACGCTTGATCATTATCGTGAGTTGTTTGCAGGGAAAGAAAGCTTGCAATATGGCGGGTGGTACTTAAATTCCCTAAAAATAAGTGTTTTCACCATGATTGGGTCGGTTATAAGTGTTTCCTTTACGGCCTATGCATTTTCCCGCTTTCGCTTTAAGGGAAGACAAAATGCATTAACCTTATTTCTTTTACTACAAATGATTCCTCAATTTTCTGCTCTTATTGCTCTATTTGTATTAGCGCAAATACTAGGCATGATGAACAGTCATTGGCTATTAATCCTTTTATATATTGGTGGTCAAATTCCCATGAACACCTATTTGATGAAAGGGTACATGGACTCGATTCCAATGGACTTGGATGAAAGCGCGAAAATCGATGGAGCAAGTAACACAAGAATCTTTTTACAAATTATTATGCCTTTATCACGACCAATGATCGCGGTCGTAGCGATGAATGGTTTTACCGGGCCGCTGGGAGATTTCGTTTTATCATCGACCATATTACGAACACCTGAGGCTTACACCCTACCGATCGGATTGTATAACCTGGTCAATGATGTAATGGGGGCTAGCTACACTACCTTTGCGGCTGGAGCCATACTAATCAGTATTCCAATTGCGATTATATTCATTTTGCTTCAGAAGAACTTTGTATCAGGATTAACAGCTGGTGGAACGAAGGGTTGA